GCCCTGACCCTGGCGGAGCGCCGGCGCCTGGAGGTGGCGCGTGCTCTGGCGGCCGGCCCGCGGCTGCTGTTGCTGGACGAGCCCCTGGCCGGCCTGAGCGAGGAGGAGGTGGGCGCCGAGATCGCCCTGTTCCGGAGGCTGCGGGACGAGGGGATCACCCTGGTCCTGGTGGAGCACGCGGTGGCGGCGGTGCGGGCTTTGTGCGACCGCGTGGTCTTCCTCCACGCCGGGGAGAAGGTGGCCGAGGGCGCGCCCGACGACGTGCTGGCGCACCCCCGGGTGGTGGACGTCTACCTGGGAGACGGCTAGGACGTGGCGGCCGTGCTGGACGTCCGTGCGCTGGAGGCGGCCCGGGGCGGCCAGCAGGTCCTGTGGGGCGTGAGCTGGCACGTCCGCGAGGGGGAAGTCGTCGGTGTGGTCGGTCCTAACGGCGCCGGCAAGAGCACCACCCTGCTGACGGTGGCCGGACTGCTGCGGCCGCTGGGCGGGGAGGTATGGATGGCCGGCGAGCGGGTGGACGGCCTGTCCCCCGCGGCGGTGGTCGAGCGAGGTCTCGCGCTGGTGCCCGAGGGACGTCGCCTGTTCTCACGCATGTCGGTCCTGGACAACCTGTTGCTGGGCGGGTACACGGCCCGGGCGCGGGCGAGGCGGCGGCAGACTCTGGAGGAGGTCTTCGCCCTGTTTCCCGTCCTGTCGGCCAGGCGGTCTCAGCTGGCGGGGACGCTGTCGGGCGGAGAGCAGCAGATGCTGGCGTTCGGCCGGGCGCTGATGAGCCAGCCCCGCATTCTGCTGCTGGACGAGCCGACGCTGGGGCTGGCTCCCGTGATCGCCGGCGTGGTCTTTGAGACCGTCCGCCGGATCGCCCGCACCGGGGTGGCGGTGGTGGTGGCCGAGCAGAGCCTGGTGCCGACGCTGCGCCATGTGGACCGGGGCTACGTGATGGCCCGCGGGCGCGTCCTGGCCGAGGGCGACTCCGCGGACCTGCTGTCGCGGGACGAGGTCCGGCGCACCTACGTGGGGCGGTAGCGTGGAGATCTGGCTGCAGAATGTGACTTTCGGCGCCCTGATCGGGGGTCTGTACGGCCTGGCGGCGGTCGGGCTGGCCCTGGTCTTCGGCGTCCTGCGGATGCTCAACGTGTCCCACGGCGAGCTGCTGATGCTGGGCGGGTACGGGACGGTCTGGCTGTTCACCCTGTGGGGGGTGGACCCGTTTGCCTCCGTCCTTCTCGTGGGCCCGGCGCTCTTCGCCGCGGGAGCGGTCCTGTATCGCGCGTTGTTCGCCCGGCTGGCCCGCCTGGCGGAGGAGTCCCGGATTCAGATGTCCATCCTGATCGGCTTCGGCCTGGCCCTGGCGCTGCACGCCGCCGCCATCCTGGCGTGGACGGCGGACGAGCGGGCGGTCACCGCGGGCTACGCCGGGATGGTGCTGCGCCTGGGGCCGCTGGTCGCCCCGGTGACCCGGCTGGCGGGGCTGGGGGTGGCGTGCGTGGCGCTGGCCGCCCTCCACCTGATCCTCCAGCGAACGGATCTGGGGCGGGCCATTCGGGCGACCGCCGAGGACTGGGAGGCGGCCTCCCTGATGGGCGTGCCCGTGGGGCGCGTCTACCGCACCGCGTTTGCCCTGGGCTGCGCTCTGGCCGGCGTGGCGGGGGCGCTGGTGGCCGTCTCGGATGCCGTCAGCCCCGCCATCGGCCTGAGCTGGACCCTGAAGGCCCTCATCGTGGTGGTCCTCGCCGGTCTGGGCAACATCTTCGGAACATTCATCGCGGGCGTGCTGCTGGGCGTGGCCGAGTCGGCGGCGGCGTTTGCCCTGGGGGGCGTCTTCCGGGAGGTGGTGGGGCTGGCGGTGTTCGTGGCCGTGCTGCTGGTGCGTCCCGAGGGGCTGTTCGGGCGGGGTGCGTGATGGTCGCGGTGGCCGCGCTGGCAGCCGTCCTGGCGGCCCTTCCGCTGGTGGCGTCGCCGGCGGTCCTGACGTGGGTCTTCCTGGTGTCCCTGTCGGTGGCCCTGGGCCAGTCGTGGAATCTCCTGGCCGGATATGCCGGTCAGGTCAATCTGGGCCACGCCGCCTTCTTCGGCGTCGGGGCGCTGGCGACCCGGGCGCTGTGGGTGAGCGGCGTGCCGGTCCCGGCCGCGCTGGCCGGAGGGTGCCTGGCCGCGGCCGCCGCCGGAGCCCTAGTCGCCCTGCCGTCGCTGCGCCTGCGGGGGCCGTACTTCGCCATCGGCACGCTGGCCATCGCCGAGATCCTGCGGGTGGTGGCGGCGTCGGCCTGGCCCGAGGTCTCCGCCCTGCCGGCCCCCCTGATCGCCTCCTACCGGCTGCTGCCCCGCTACTACCTGGGGGTGGGGCTGGCGGCCGCCGTCACCGCGGTGGCGTGGGCGGTGGGGAGGTCGCGGCTGGGGATGGGACTGGCCGCAGTCCGGGAGGATGAGGACGTGGCGGCCAGCGTGGGGGTGGACCCGTTCCGCCTGAAGCTGGCCGCCGTCGTGCTCAGCGCCGCCTGCGCGGGGGCGGCCGGGGCGGTGTTCGGCTATTACCACCCCAGCTTCTACCCGCAGTTTGTGTTCAGTCCGGTGTGGACCTTCGACAGTCTGGTGATCACCTATCTGGGCGGCGTGGGCACGGTTGCCGGGCCGGTGGTGGGGGCGGCGTTCTTCGTGGTGGTGCGGGAGGCCCTGGCGCTGTCGGTGACCGAGGCCCACCTGGTGGTGTTCGGCCTGCTGTTCATCCTGGTGGTGATGGCGGTGCCAGGCGGCCTGATGGAGATCGCGCGCCTCCTGCGCCGCCGCCTGGCCCGACGCGCGCTGGCGCCATCCCCCCGGGCGCTGGACAGGGCGCCGGGGCAGGAGCGGGGATGATGCCGGGGAGGAGGATGCGATGTCGGAGGGCCTTCCGCCGCGCCGCATGACTGAGGAGGAACTGCAGCAGGTGCGGGCGGTCTACGCCGACCTGCTGGGGATGGTTCCGCCGCGCATCCAGGCCCGGACCGAACTGCTGGCGCGTGTGGATCCGCAGGGATTGCGGCTCCAGGAGCAGCTGCGGCAGCACTTCATGTATCCGGCCTGCCTGGACACCAAGACGGCGCAGCTGATGCTGTTCGGGATCCTGTTGTCCCACCTGCAGGACGCCGCCGGGCTGCACGCCCGGGCCGCCCGCCGGGCCGGTGCCACCTGGGAGGAGCTGGCGGCGGTGGTGGGGCTGGCGTTCTTGTTCCGGGGCCTGTCGGCGGCCAACTACGGGGCGCAGATCCTGATGGAGATGGCGCAGGCAGAAGGGACCCTGCCGGCGCCCGGGGAGGGGAGGATGCGATGACGCAGCCCGCAGTCGCGCAGCTGGCCCACGTAGAGATCCTCACGGCGGTCCCCGACCGCACCCTGTGGTTTTTCCGGGAGCTGTTGGGGATGGAGGAGACCACCCGCAGCGGCCGGTCGGTGTACCTGCGGGCCTACGAGGACTTCTACCACCACACGCTGGTGGTCACCGAGGCGGCCGGGCCGGGTTTGGGCCACATCGCCTGGCGGACGGCGTCCGCCGAGGCCCTGCAGGACGCGGTCCGGCGGCTGGAGGCGGGCGGCTACGGGTGCGGCTGGAGCGACGGCGGCCCCGGCCACGGGCCCGCCTACCGCTTCCAGACGCCCGACGGTCATCCCATGGAGCTGGTGTGGGAGGTTGAGTACTACCGGGCGCCCGAGGAGATGCGCACCGCGCTGCGCAACCGGCCCCAGAAGCGTCCCCTGCGGGGAGTGCCGGTGCGCCGCCTCGACCACGTCAACCTGATGGCGGGCCAGGTGGCCCCGGTGCGC
The sequence above is drawn from the Armatimonadota bacterium genome and encodes:
- a CDS encoding ABC transporter ATP-binding protein, which translates into the protein MLDVRALEAARGGQQVLWGVSWHVREGEVVGVVGPNGAGKSTTLLTVAGLLRPLGGEVWMAGERVDGLSPAAVVERGLALVPEGRRLFSRMSVLDNLLLGGYTARARARRRQTLEEVFALFPVLSARRSQLAGTLSGGEQQMLAFGRALMSQPRILLLDEPTLGLAPVIAGVVFETVRRIARTGVAVVVAEQSLVPTLRHVDRGYVMARGRVLAEGDSADLLSRDEVRRTYVGR
- a CDS encoding branched-chain amino acid ABC transporter permease, with product MEIWLQNVTFGALIGGLYGLAAVGLALVFGVLRMLNVSHGELLMLGGYGTVWLFTLWGVDPFASVLLVGPALFAAGAVLYRALFARLARLAEESRIQMSILIGFGLALALHAAAILAWTADERAVTAGYAGMVLRLGPLVAPVTRLAGLGVACVALAALHLILQRTDLGRAIRATAEDWEAASLMGVPVGRVYRTAFALGCALAGVAGALVAVSDAVSPAIGLSWTLKALIVVVLAGLGNIFGTFIAGVLLGVAESAAAFALGGVFREVVGLAVFVAVLLVRPEGLFGRGA
- a CDS encoding branched-chain amino acid ABC transporter permease; translated protein: MVAVAALAAVLAALPLVASPAVLTWVFLVSLSVALGQSWNLLAGYAGQVNLGHAAFFGVGALATRALWVSGVPVPAALAGGCLAAAAAGALVALPSLRLRGPYFAIGTLAIAEILRVVAASAWPEVSALPAPLIASYRLLPRYYLGVGLAAAVTAVAWAVGRSRLGMGLAAVREDEDVAASVGVDPFRLKLAAVVLSAACAGAAGAVFGYYHPSFYPQFVFSPVWTFDSLVITYLGGVGTVAGPVVGAAFFVVVREALALSVTEAHLVVFGLLFILVVMAVPGGLMEIARLLRRRLARRALAPSPRALDRAPGQERG
- a CDS encoding carboxymuconolactone decarboxylase family protein; this translates as MSEGLPPRRMTEEELQQVRAVYADLLGMVPPRIQARTELLARVDPQGLRLQEQLRQHFMYPACLDTKTAQLMLFGILLSHLQDAAGLHARAARRAGATWEELAAVVGLAFLFRGLSAANYGAQILMEMAQAEGTLPAPGEGRMR
- a CDS encoding catechol 2,3-dioxygenase gives rise to the protein MTQPAVAQLAHVEILTAVPDRTLWFFRELLGMEETTRSGRSVYLRAYEDFYHHTLVVTEAAGPGLGHIAWRTASAEALQDAVRRLEAGGYGCGWSDGGPGHGPAYRFQTPDGHPMELVWEVEYYRAPEEMRTALRNRPQKRPLRGVPVRRLDHVNLMAGQVAPVRQFLQEYLGFRLREQKIGERGVEVGAWLSVSPLVHEIAVMRDAAGQRGRFHHVAFWYGYPQHLLDAADVFNDYGVRIEAGPGKHGTTQAYFLYAFEPGGTRVELFGDTGYLIFDPTWRTVVWDVATESDLEKSSIWFGGRLPETFYTYGTPSGPLQATAV